A window of Maioricimonas rarisocia genomic DNA:
AAGCTGAGAGCGATCTGGGCCGTCGATTCTCCCAGCATAATCCAGTACGCCTTGATGTGGTCGAAGTTGTCGAGCATCAGGCGGGAGACGGCGATCGTGCGCAGATCCTGCTCGCAGGTTGGCTTCGGCAGATGGCTCAGCCCGGTGTTCTCCGGATGGAACGCCAGCGGAATGAACGTCTGAAATCCGCCCGTTTCGTCCTGCAGGTCACGCAGCCGCAGCAGGTGGTCGATGCGATGCTTTGCTTCCTCGACGTGCCCGTACAGCATGGTGGCGTTCGACCGCAGCCCGAGCTGATGAGCCGTCCGGTGGATGTCGATCCAGTGCTGCGAGTCCGCCTTGTGTTCACAGATCTGCGAGCGGACCGTCTCGTCGAAGATCTCGGCTCCGCCCCCAGGCAGGCTTCCCAGGCCGGCCTCGCGCAGCTGCTGCAGAATCCAGTCGTAAGGCTTCTTCGTGAGGTGAGCGAACCAGTTGATCTCGACTGCCGTCCATCCCTTGATGTGAATCTCTGGCCACGTCTCGTGAATGACACGGACGACGTTCACGTACCAGTCGAACTTCTTCAGGTGGTGCAGACCGCCGACCACGTGGATCTCGGTCGCCCCCTGCTCTTTCGCTTCGAGAACCCGTTCGCGGATCATCTCATCGGTGAAGGTGTACGCCTTCTCCGCCTTGAGGTCGGAACGGAACGCGCAGAACGTGCACCGGTAGACGCAGACGTTCGTCGGATTCAGATGAATGTTGGTGTTGTAGTAAGCGTAGTTGCCGTTCTTCCGCTCGCGAACGAGGTTGGCGAGGCGGCCCAGGCTGAGCACGTCCGCTTCGGTGTCGAGATAGAGGCCGTCCTCGAACGAGAGGCGCTGGCCCGCCTCGACCTTGGCAGCAATCTCGTTGAACCGGGAATCGGTGCTGAGTGGCAGTTCCATGAGGGCCATACCTTCTATGTGCGGACT
This region includes:
- the mqnE gene encoding aminofutalosine synthase MqnE, which produces MELPLSTDSRFNEIAAKVEAGQRLSFEDGLYLDTEADVLSLGRLANLVRERKNGNYAYYNTNIHLNPTNVCVYRCTFCAFRSDLKAEKAYTFTDEMIRERVLEAKEQGATEIHVVGGLHHLKKFDWYVNVVRVIHETWPEIHIKGWTAVEINWFAHLTKKPYDWILQQLREAGLGSLPGGGAEIFDETVRSQICEHKADSQHWIDIHRTAHQLGLRSNATMLYGHVEEAKHRIDHLLRLRDLQDETGGFQTFIPLAFHPENTGLSHLPKPTCEQDLRTIAVSRLMLDNFDHIKAYWIMLGESTAQIALSFGADDLDGTVVHELIYHDAGAETPEGLTVSQLHRMIREAGREPIERDTLYRRVIRDGAAWSVGEPVCPDDSSRSLELSST